The genomic region CCGATCTGGCCGAACATGCCCTCGATCTTCTCGTCGAATCGGATCAGGTCGTACTGCAGGTAGTTCACCTTCCAGCGATTCAGGGTTTTGTGATCGGCCTTGCCCGCGCCGATCGCGTCGCGGGGCTCGCCGTGTCGGACGGCGCGGTCGGTCAGCACGTCCGGGCCCAGATCGGGGATCGGCATTTCGTCGGCCACGAGGCTGATCATCTCCTCGCGGCGCCGGTCCGCCGCTCTGCGGGCGGCCGCCGATCGTTGAGCGGCCAGTTCCAGGCGCGCCGCCCATTTCGCCGTGCGCTCGGCGGCCAAGACGCGCGCGAGGGCGAACTGCAGCATCGGAGCGGCGTTCCGGAAGCGTGGGATGTACTCGAAGTGGTCCGGACTGCCGAGGAAGTCACGGATCATCGCCGGAGTCCAGCCGCGGGCAGCAAGTTCTCTGCCGTTGAGAAAATCGAGGTCGGTGGTTCGCGGAGCCATGGTGGCGCCCCCTTTCTCCTGTCCCCTCAGGAATGTGGAGGCACCAGGATGATTCGGGGCGAATAGTTCAGGCAAGTCAGAATGCGAATGATTCACCCAGTCGGCCGCACGATTCGGCGTGTCGCGGCCAGGAACGTCCCGGGCGTGTCGTGCGTTGACCGATCATGAGCGTTTTCTTCGACATGTTCGTCCCGAGCCGGCGCCACGTCGAGGACGAACGGAACCGGCAGGAGTGGACCCGCGACGAGGAGGGTGAGGGCGACCCGCACCGCGGTCCGATCGACCTGGACAGCGGCGTGGTCAGCATCAAGTCCCCGGATCAGCAGGCCACCGGTCAGCAGGCGACCGGTCTGCCGGTCACCAGGCCAGAACCGCCGCGAACCCGCCGCAGTGAGCCATAGCCTCCAGCTCGTCCAGCGAAGCCTCGGC from Catenulispora sp. MAP5-51 harbors:
- a CDS encoding DUF6191 domain-containing protein, whose translation is MSVFFDMFVPSRRHVEDERNRQEWTRDEEGEGDPHRGPIDLDSGVVSIKSPDQQATGQQATGLPVTRPEPPRTRRSEP